In Oryza sativa Japonica Group chromosome 3, ASM3414082v1, one DNA window encodes the following:
- the LOC107280300 gene encoding low molecular mass early light-inducible protein HV90, chloroplastic-like, translating into MAAATMALSSSFAAAAAVGAPWRGVVGAGRAAVGFPPRRRAVTLVVRAQAEPEVEPTKEETITSTPSPVAAAPKAKPAASTGLWDVLAFSGPATERINGRLAMVGFVPVLAVEASRDGELLEEATSRGGLAWFAATAAVRPSRPPRSRFRVPRRRRLCPSPRRGGGCSLWSPPPSLRPVPPPAPASIRPRAEGCRFVVAAAATAASSPAAAAAASPVCADRR; encoded by the exons ATGGCGGCTGCTACCATGGCGCTGagctcctccttcgccgccgccgccgctgttggtgCGCCATGGCGTggtgtcgtcggcgccggccgcgccgcggtTGGCttcccgcctcgccggcgtgcTGTCACGCTCGTCGTCAGGGCCCAGGCCGAG CCGGAGGTGGAGCCGACGAAGGAGGAGACGATCACGTCGACTCCGAGCCCCGTGGCGGCAGCGCCCAAGgcgaagccggcggcgagcacgggGCTGTGGGACGTGCTGGCGTTCAGCGGGCCGGCAACGGAGCGGATCAACGGGCGGCTGGCGATGGTGGGGTTCGTGCCGGTGCTCGCCGTGGAGGCGTCGCGTGACGGTGAGCTCTTGGAGGAGGCCACCAGCAGGGGCGGGCTCGCGTggttcgccgccaccgccgccgttcgTCCGTCCCGCCCGCCGCGCAGCCGCTTCcgcgtcccccgccgccgccgcctctgtccGTCTCCGCGCCGAGGGGGCGGCTGCTCGTTGTGGTCGCCGCCTCCGTCTCTGCGTCCCGTGCCGCCACCCGCACCCGCCTCCATCCGTCCCCGCGCTGAGGGGTGCCGGTTCGTcgtggccgcggccgccaccgccgcctcgtcgcccgccgccgcagccgctgcgTCCCCCGTCTGTGCCGACCGGCGATAA
- the LOC4333118 gene encoding cytochrome P450 78A5: MDATLGASTTHGYLLLLPANSTTFFSPLLAALLAVTSLLWLVPGGPAWALSRCRRPPPGAPGALAALAGPAAHRALAAMSRSVPGGAALASFSVGLTRFVVASRPDTARELLSSAAFADRPVKDAARGLLFHRAMGFAPSGDYWRALRRVSANHLFTPRRVAASAPRRLAIGERMLDRLSALAGGEIGMRRVLHAASLDHVMDTVFGTRYDGDSQEGAELEAMVKEGYDLLGMFNWGDHLPLLKWLDLQGVRRRCRTLVQRVDVFVRSIIDEHRQRKRRTGGNGGGEELPGDFVDVLLGLQGEEKMTESDMVAVLWEMIFRGTDTVAILLEWIMARMVLHPDIQAKAQAELDAVVGRGRAVSDGDVAGLRYLQCVVKEALRVHPPGPLLSWARLAVRDAHVGGHVVPAGTTAMVNMWAIAHDPELWPEPDEFRPERFAEEDVSVLGGDLRLAPFGAGRRACPGKTLALATVHLWLAQLLHRFEWAPVGGGVHLLERLNMSLEMEKPLVCKAKPRW; encoded by the exons ATGGATGCCACTCTCGGCGCCTCCACTACCCATggctacctcctcctcctcccggccaACTCCACCACCTTCTTCTCCCCGCTCCTCGCTGCCCTCCTCGCCGTCACCTCGCTGCTCTGGCTCGTCCCGGGCGGCCCCGCGTGGGCGCtctcccgctgccgccggcccCCGCCCGGCGCGCCGggcgcgctcgccgcgctcgccggcccCGCCGCGCACCGCGCGCTCGCGGCCATGTCGAGGTCCGTGCCTGGCGGCGCCGCCCTGGCGTCCTTCTCCGTCGGCCTCACGCGTTTCGTCGTGGCCAGCCGCCCCGACACGGCGCGGGAGCTCCTGTCCAGCGCCGCGTTCGCCGACCGCCCCGTGAAGGACGCGGCGCGGGGTTTGCTCTTCCACCGCGCCATGGGGTTCGCGCCCTCCGGCGACTACTGGCGCGCGCTCCGCCGCGTCAGCGCCAACCACCTCTTCACccctcgccgcgtcgccgcctcggccccgcGACGCCTCGCCATCGGCGAGCGCATGCTAGACCGCCTGtccgccctcgccggcggcgagatcgGCATGAGGCGCGTGCTCCACGCGGCGTCCCTGGACCACGTCATGGACACCGTCTTCGGGACGCGCTACGACGGCGACAGCCAGGAGGGCGCCGAGCTCGAGGCCATGGTGAAGGAAGGGTACGACCTCCTCGGGATGTTCAACTGGGGAGACCACCTGCCGCTGCTCAAATGGCTCGACCTGCAAGGCGTGAGGAGGAGGTGCAGGACGCTGGTGCAACGAGTCGACGTGTTCGTCCGAAGCATCATCGACGAGCACAGGCAGAGGAAGCGCCGcaccggcggcaatggcggaggcgaggagctCCCCGGCGACTTCGTCGACGTGTTGCTCGGGTTGCAGGGGGAGGAGAAGATGACGGAGTCCGACATGGTCGCCGTTCTCTGG GAGATGATCTTTCGGGGGACGGACACGGTGGCGATTCTGCTGGAATGGATCATGGCGAGGATGGTGCTGCACCCGGACATCCAGGCGAAGGCGcaggcggagctcgacgccgtcgtcggccgcgggcgcgccgtgtcggacggcgacgtcgccggcctGCGCTACCTCCAGTGCGTCGTGAAGGAGGCGCTCCGCGTGCACCCGCCGGGCCCGCTCCTGTCGTGGGCGCGCCTCGCCGTGCGCGACGCGCACGTCGGCGGCCACGTGGTCCCCGCGGGCACCACGGCCATGGTCAACATGTGGGCCATCGCGCACGACCCGGAGCTCTGGCCGGAGCCCGACGAGTTCCGGCCGGAGCGGTTCGCGGAGGAGGACGTCAGCGTgctcggcggcgacctccgcctcgcgccgttcggcgcggggcggcgcgccTGCCCGGGCAAGACGCTCGCGCTCGCCACCGTCCACCTCTGGCTCGCGCAGCTGCTGCACCGCTTCGAGTGGgcaccggtcggcggcggcgtccacttGTTGGAGCGCCTGAACATGTCGCTGGAGATGGAGAAGCCTCTCGTGTGCAAGGCTAAACCTAGGTGGTGA
- the LOC9269934 gene encoding protein SPIRAL1-like 1, with amino-acid sequence MSRGGSAGGGQSSLGYLFGGNEAPKPAAKPAPAAAPAPAPAPAPAAAVAAPAEKPSPAKADATKQIPAGIQGSRSNNNYHRADGQNTGNFLTDRPSTKVHAAPGGGSSLGYLFGGN; translated from the exons ATGAGTCGTGGTGGGAGTGCCGGTGGTGGCCAAAGTTCTCTGGGTTACCTTTTTGGAGGCAATGAGGCCCCTAAGCCAGCTGCTAAACCAGCACCTGCAGCTGCACCTGCACCAGcgccagcaccagcaccagctgCGGCTGTGGCTGCTCCTGCTGAGAAACCATCACCTGCAAAGGCTGATGCCACCAAGCAGATTCCAGCTGGGATTCAGGGCAGCCGGAGCAATAACAACTACCATAGAGCTGATGGCCAGAACACTGGAAACTTTCTTACG GATCGCCCTTCGACCAAGGTCCATGCTGCCCCTGGTGGTGGATCTTCCCTGGGCTACCTCTTTGGTGGAAACTGA